The proteins below come from a single Blattabacterium cuenoti genomic window:
- a CDS encoding type B 50S ribosomal protein L31, translating into MKKKIHPKDYRIVVFKDINNEKIFISRSTVRTKESIKIGDRIYPLYKMEISSYSHPFFTGEKRFLGKTGPAEKFKKKYEKYNIKKIDKK; encoded by the coding sequence ATGAAGAAAAAAATACATCCAAAAGATTATAGAATTGTTGTTTTTAAAGATATTAATAACGAAAAAATTTTTATTAGTAGATCAACTGTAAGAACAAAAGAATCCATAAAAATAGGAGATAGAATTTATCCTTTATATAAAATGGAAATATCTAGTTATTCTCATCCATTTTTCACAGGAGAAAAAAGATTTCTAGGAAAAACTGGACCTGCTGAAAAATTTAAGAAGAAATACGAAAAATATAACATAAAAAAAATAGATAAGAAATAA